The Opitutaceae bacterium sequence TGGGCATCCCTCTTCAATGGACGTGACCTGACCGGCTGGCACCAGGCCAACGGTGCGGCGGACTATGCTGTCGCCGACGGCGCGATTGTCGGAACACCGGTATCGGATTCGCCCAACAGCTTTCTCGTGACCGATGACGTTTTCGGCGACTTCATCTTCGAATGCGAAGTCAAGGTCGACGGCATCATCAATTCCGGGATTCAGTTTCGCAGCCTTTCCACTGCCGATTTCAAGGACGGCCGGGTCCATGGCTACCAATGCGAGATTGACGAGAAGACGGACCGGAACTGGACCGGTGGCATCTACGACGAAGCCCGCCGGGGCTGGCTCTACCGGCTTGAGTTGAATCCTTCCGCCAAGTCCGCCTACCGTCCGGGCGACTGGAACCATCTGCGAATCGAATGTGTCGGGTCGTCCCTGCGAACCTGGGTCAACGGCATCGCGACCGCTCACCTGATCGATGATGCAACCGCCCGGGGCGTCATCGGCCTGCAGGTGCACTCGATCGGAAGCCGGTCGCCCGAGGGCAAACGCATCCATTGGCGCAATCTCAGGATTCGCACCGATGTGGCCGGGCCGACTCCGCCGGAGGGCGTATTCGTCCGCAACACCGTGCCCATCTCCTGGCACCCGCGGAGCAGGCCCTCGGGTGGCGTCTGCTTTTCGACGGATCCACCCCGACAGGGTGGCGTGGTGCCGCCTCCGAGGCCTTCCCTGACCGGAGTTGGCGGATAGAAAACGGCGAGCTGATCGTCATCGGATTGAAATCGGACGATCTCGCGACCACCGACCGATTTGGTGCCTTCGACTTCCAGCTGGAATTCAAGCTCACCGAAAAGGCCAACAGCGGCATCAAGATTTCGCAACGGAAACGCCGGGGTCCTACAACTTTGCCACCGGGCTCGAATATCAGCTGCTGATCGATGACGACTGGCATAAGCCGATGCAGGAAAAGGTGCGGCCGCAACCGGACCCTCGCTTCGCTTTACGACCTCATCCTCGCGAAGGGAGGTCGCGAATCAGGAGGTTCCGCGAAAGCCGGGGCCCGGCATCACGCCCGGATCGTCGTGCACCCCGACAAGACGGTGGAACACTGTTCGATGGGTCTGGGCGGTCGAATTCGAACTCGGGTCACCCTTGAGGCCTCGGCGCGCAGCAAGTATGCGGAGATCGAGGACTTGCCAAGGTCGCGACTTCCCGATCTTTCTCCAGGATCACGGCGACGAGGTCCATTTCCGAAGCATCAAGATCCGGACCTTCGACTGAGTCCGCCCTCGCTTCTCCCTTTCGGCAACCTCAAAAAGGGTGGCGGGAGAATGGGATGCTGTCTTGCCATTCGGCAGGAATCCTCAAGGAATGGACAAGCGCTCGATACCATTTCGATCTTCACCCATGCATCGGCGATTACGAATTCCGCCACGCGAACCCCATGGATCTCGTGAAGATCCAGGGCCTGCTTGAGGACAATGATCTTCCCGATCGTGGGTTGGACAGCGTCATCGGCCATTGCCTCGTCGCCGAGGTCGACGGGCAAGTCGTCGGCGCGATCGGCCTGGAACCGAAGGGGCGAAGCGGTCTGCTGAGGTCGCTGGTGGTCGCCGGCGGCCACCAGGGTCAACGCCTGGGAACGGCCCTGAATGCCCGGATGGTCAACGCCGCCTGTTTGCTCGGCATTGAGCGGCTTTACCTGCTGACAACATCGGCCGAGGCCTTTTTCGCCCCGACCGGCTGCGAAGGTGGTCGAGCAGAGCAGGGTCCCCCGGAACCAAACCGAGGAATTCAAGAAGATGTCGCCCCATTCGACCTGCATGGTGCGGGATATCCGGAACATCCCCATCCACGCCACCCGCGAGCTCCTGCACATGCAACCGGCGGTGCCCGGCGCCCGGCGCTGGGCGGTCAGCCTGAAAGATACCATGCTCACCTATCTTGAGGTGGAACCGAACAGCCGCTTCGAAACCCACTCCCACGAAAGCGAGCAGATTACCATGGTCCTGTCCGGACTTCTCATATTCCAGATCGGACAGACCATCCACCGGGTCGTCGCGGGCGAAGTCATGGCGATCCCGGCCAATGTGCCCCACAGCGTCTGGACCGAATCGGAGCCCGCAAAAGTCGTCGATGCCTGGTCTCCGGTCATCGAAGAATACAGCGCAAGAATCCAGGGGTGAAGCACGGCACCGGCCATTCCGGACTGGAATCCCCTCAAGCCTGCGGCGGTCCTTCACGATTCCGTTGGAGACCGGTGCCCGAACGAACCCTCGCCTGGATCCTATTCCTTGGACTGAACATGACGATGGCGCCGTCGCAGCAGGCCGGCGAACAGCCCTACACCCGCGGAGCCCTTCGCTATTTCGCCGCGCTCTCCCGTGCCGGAGTCCCGGCCGGCCTCCACCTCTACCTGGGCAACAACCACGGCTACGGAATGCGGGCCGGACCATTGACCCGATGGCCCGAAGCTGCTCGTCTCTGGCTCGAGGATCTCAATCTGATAGCGCGCCCCCGCCCCTCCGAATACTGATCTTCATCAACCCCCACGCCCCATGTCGTCAGAAGTCGAAAAGGATCTCGCCGCCATCTCCCACGCACATTCCCGCGGCCGGGGTGCCACCATCGCGACCTACCTTCGCCTGGCGGGACCCGGCTGGCTGCAAAGTGCCGTCACGCTCGGGGGCGGATCCCTCGCCGGAAGCCTCTATCTCGGCATCCTCGCCGGGACCAACATGCTCTGGCTGCAGCCGCTCGCGATGGTCTTCGGCATCGTCATGCTCTGCGCGATCAGCTACGTCAAATTTCTCGACTGGAGAGCCCCCTTTCAGACGGTCCGCAAGCACATCAGCCCGGTCCTCCGCCTGGGCCTGGCTGGCTGCCACGGTCCTGGCGAACCTGGTCTGGTCCATGCCGCAATTCAGTCTCGGCGGAGCCGCCATCCGTCAGAACCTGGCCCCCGGCCCTGCTCGGGTCCGGGCGTCCTGCCGGATTTCCTGGAGCAAGCTGATTGTCGGTGTCCTGATGGCCGTGATCGCTGTATCCATTGTCTGGAGATACGGAGAAGGCAGCCGCGGGGTGAAGATCTTCGAAGGGATCCTCAAGGCAGTGGTCGCCTTTATCGTCCTCTGTTTTGTCGTGTGGTCGTCCAGACTGACCCCAGCCGGGGATGCCGTCTCGTGGCTCGAGGTCTTCAAGGGGTTTGTTCCCAACCTGAATCTCCTGACCCAGCCCGCCCCCGGCTATGCGCCCGTCCTCGCCGCGATGGAACCGGCCTCCCGTGTCTTCTGGTCGGAACTGATCCTCGGTCAACAGCGGGATGTCATGATCGCCACGGTCGGCACCGCGGTCGGCATCAACATGACCTTCCTCATGCCCTATATCCTTCTGGCCAAGGGCTGGACGAAGGGGTTCCGGGGATTGGCCAGCTTTGATCTCTCGACCGGACTGCTCATCCCCTTCACCATCGCGACAAGCTGCGTGGTCATTGCCGCGGCTTCGCAGTTTCACACCCGACCGGCCCCGGGGCTGCTCGGAGAAACCGACGCTCAGGGCCAGGCCATCATTGCTCCCGGCCCCATCCAGGCCTCCTACAACAGCCTCGTCCAGGCCCGGATCAAAGCCGGAGGGGCCGAACTCGAATCAGCCCCCCTTCCCCTTCCCGAACGGCAGGTGGCCGCCATGCTGGCCAAACGCGATGCCTTCGACCTGGCCAACGCCCTCACGCCGCTGACCGGAACCGTCTTCAGCCAGTTCATCTTCGGCTTCGGGGTCCTGGCCATGACCCTTTCGACCATCATCATCCTGATGCTGATCAACGGCTTTGCAGTGGCCGAGGCCGTGGGTGCCGCCAAGGGCAGCCTCACCTACAAGATGGGAACCCTCATGCCTCTGGTCGGCGTCCTCGGCCCCTTTCTCTGGAGCAAGGCTGCCTTCTGGCTGGCCGTACCCACCTCCGTCTTCGGCATGGTCCTCCTTCCCATCGCTTACGTGAGCTTTTTCCTGCTGATGAACAGTCGCCGGGCGCTGGGAGCCGAACGACCGGCCGGCAGCCGTCGCCTGCGCTGGAACCTGCTCATGGTCCTGTCGATTGCGCTGGCGACGCTCGGAAGCCTTTTCAGCATCTGGTCCAAAACCCGATGGACCGGCATCCTCAGCCTGGTCGGCCTGATCGCCGTCGCGGCCATCTGGCACTTTGCCAGGAACAACCGATCGGAACGCTGAACGCCGGACAGAGGCTCCTGCCCTGCACGGCACGGCACGATGATCCGGTTTCCCAACATTTCTGTTGCATCGCTTCCCTGTTTAATAATTATAAACCGAAATCCGGCCTCCCTGGCCACGCGATAGCCCCAAAACACCCCCTTCTATGTTTGGAACCAATTTGAACGGCTGGGACCTTCTGGTCATCGTCTTCTACTTCTGTTTTCAGCTCAGCCTTGGCCTGATTTTCCGGGTCTTCAGCAAGGATGCCAGCGACTATTTCCGGGGAGGGGGCAGCATGTTGTGGTGGCTTGTGGGGGCTTCCGCGTTCATGACCCAATTCAGCGCCTGGACTTTCACCGGCGCGGCGGGCAAGGCCTACGTCGACGGAGTGCTGGTGGCGGCAATCTTCTTCGGCAACGCGGTCGGCTACCTCTGCAACTACTTTGTCACTGCGGCCAAGTTCCGGCGGATGCGCACGATCACCGCCATCGAAGGGGTGCGTGACCGTTATGGACACACCAACGAGCAGATCTTCACCTGGCTGCAGGTGCCGATGAGCGTTGTCTATGCCGGCATCTGGCTGAACGGCCTGGCCATCGTCGCTTCGGGATTTTTCAATGTCCCGCCCAACCTGACCATCTGGATTGTCGGCGCAGTCGTCGTCTTCATGGCCGTGTCGGGCGGTTCCTGGGCCATCGTCGCCTCAGACTTCATGCAGACGGTGCTCCTGATGACGATCACGATCGTGGCCTGTTTTCTCGCCCTCAATCACCCGGCCGTCGGTGGCCTTTCCGGTTTCTTTGAAAAGCTGCCCGCCAGTCACTTCAAGTTCTGGGAAGCTCAGGATGCCACCTTCGTTTATGTCTGGATTTTCGCGGCGTTCGTCATCCAATCCTTCAAGTTGAACAATATGTTCGATTCCTACCGCTACCTTTGCGTGAAGGACGACAAACAGGCCCGCAAGGCGGCCCTGATGGCGGCCGGCCTCATGTTCATCGGCCCCTTCATCTGGTTCATCCCTCCGATGGCCGCGCGGATCATCCAGCCCGATCTGGCCATCGTCTTCCCCCATCTCGGCGAAAAGGCCTATGAAGGCGCCTTTGTCTTCATCGGAATCGAGCTGATGCCGGTCGGGATGCTCGGTCTGCTTCTTTGCGCCCTCTTCGCCGCGACGATTTCCTCAATGGATTCCGGCCTGAACCGGAATGCGGGCATCATCGTGAAGAACTTCTATCAGCCGATCTTCCGCAAGGCGGCCTCGCCCCGGGAGCTTCTCGTAACCGGGAAGGTCGCGTCCGCCATCTTCGGAGTTCTTATCATCT is a genomic window containing:
- a CDS encoding DUF1080 domain-containing protein, translating into MPKHPILLILTVGATLSSASGEWASLFNGRDLTGWHQANGAADYAVADGAIVGTPVSDSPNSFLVTDDVFGDFIFECEVKVDGIINSGIQFRSLSTADFKDGRVHGYQCEIDEKTDRNWTGGIYDEARRGWLYRLELNPSAKSAYRPGDWNHLRIECVGSSLRTWVNGIATAHLIDDATARGVIGLQVHSIGSRSPEGKRIHWRNLRIRTDVAGPTPPEGVFVRNTVPISWHPRSRPSGGVCFSTDPPRQGGVVPPPRPSLTGVGG
- a CDS encoding divalent metal cation transporter, whose translation is MPQFSLGGAAIRQNLAPGPARVRASCRISWSKLIVGVLMAVIAVSIVWRYGEGSRGVKIFEGILKAVVAFIVLCFVVWSSRLTPAGDAVSWLEVFKGFVPNLNLLTQPAPGYAPVLAAMEPASRVFWSELILGQQRDVMIATVGTAVGINMTFLMPYILLAKGWTKGFRGLASFDLSTGLLIPFTIATSCVVIAAASQFHTRPAPGLLGETDAQGQAIIAPGPIQASYNSLVQARIKAGGAELESAPLPLPERQVAAMLAKRDAFDLANALTPLTGTVFSQFIFGFGVLAMTLSTIIILMLINGFAVAEAVGAAKGSLTYKMGTLMPLVGVLGPFLWSKAAFWLAVPTSVFGMVLLPIAYVSFFLLMNSRRALGAERPAGSRRLRWNLLMVLSIALATLGSLFSIWSKTRWTGILSLVGLIAVAAIWHFARNNRSER
- a CDS encoding cupin domain-containing protein produces the protein MSPHSTCMVRDIRNIPIHATRELLHMQPAVPGARRWAVSLKDTMLTYLEVEPNSRFETHSHESEQITMVLSGLLIFQIGQTIHRVVAGEVMAIPANVPHSVWTESEPAKVVDAWSPVIEEYSARIQG